Proteins encoded in a region of the Pseudothermotoga elfii DSM 9442 = NBRC 107921 genome:
- a CDS encoding ferredoxin, with amino-acid sequence MKVRVDEAACIGCGVCESLCPEVFKLADDGKAKVLQPETELDCAKDAADSCPTGAISVEE; translated from the coding sequence ATGAAGGTTAGAGTTGACGAAGCTGCATGCATTGGTTGCGGCGTCTGCGAAAGTCTGTGTCCGGAAGTTTTCAAACTTGCTGATGATGGTAAAGCGAAAGTTCTTCAACCTGAAACGGAACTCGATTGCGCAAAAGATGCTGCTGATAGTTGTCCAACTGGCGCAATCAGTGTTGAAGAGTAA